In Mytilus edulis chromosome 7, xbMytEdul2.2, whole genome shotgun sequence, a single genomic region encodes these proteins:
- the LOC139483529 gene encoding uncharacterized protein gives MKVSVCLIISLLLVFAEVNMANEEMLEDNGLLEKSVGCIGRSCSVFHPCCFRHKCSYGQCTYGYGK, from the exons GTCTCCGTTTGTTTGATTATTTCTCTGCTGTTGGTTTTTGCTGAAg TTAACATGGCAAATGAAGAAATGTTGGAAGACAATGGACTTCTCGAGAA AAGTGTAGGGTGCATCGGACGATCTTGCAGTGTTTTCCATCCGTGCTGCTTCAGACACAAATGTTCGTACGGACAATGCACCTACGGATACGGCAAGTGA